In Bacteriovorax stolpii, a single genomic region encodes these proteins:
- a CDS encoding tetratricopeptide repeat protein — protein MMKRKMLLSFCLGLFLTNSLVIKEAKADVEQRRAELIKVLDEELREVTRLNKQVGAKRPDLMLRMAQVLLEKARLLKDQENQKYLEVPAAQREKGSKDEYFKESRRYFDQAQKTVLVLLKNFKNFDEKGDAYYILAYNAKELKQEEQSRKFFQKALEESKSNSVIADKSRIALAEIYFNKGSFDKSMNLYETALKTKRDKWWTKDAFNLAWSYFKMGRHDKAIDVMTESYELSKNPKYIDMTKSIERDLAFFYTEAGKSNEAIAFYKKNGKSVSDVMLKVGKYLKSQGKFAAAEKTLSDALQYKTTEKEENDINIELISLYEKFGRDQKHLETSRALTSQFSKGNLSPDQIEILKFNVEKMSALIQQQLVAKTYENQKEIRTKKAEAANEYFMMSALLSPEKSQTAYFHTGETYFAIGEYDKAVPLYAESIKRSQANKDKKTEELASNALMVSLGKNVSKKTSEDYLIPAYEGFLAVNPKGEKSSVVYQRLFSTQMGKKDIAGAEKTLINYKSNFPAESETQEKMLAQVMDFHKDTGNKAALLGWAKRIESNEFKVNPEYGQKVKTLMLGMQFEKVEQASIKGDKRGALKGYLQIYKSPETDKEAKKTAAYNIAVLFYETGEWKQMYGWADRAAVMMEPAEIVKFEKDFILFTTDLFQRRQFAESAALSEKIFDKICTTNSKNIKTYFKNANVIYLADRQFDKSLNLLAKAPKCGLGNDVVLPGYLDHLNELAAASKWGSFNEVIKKLEATKEMWPQLIYPSSLLANELENIGRVEDAGKVRSKMLTYFETAKKSKMDVPLEGLDAIALIRLNALEDQVKRLNSVRLAFPEAEYNKNLKNKFVMLDKITTEAISIAELGSGIGIVKAYRYIVEAHEGLQKEITEFTPPGKSPEYVSSFQKGMQKLASPLDKQAQDFRETAIKKIEKENILSSDNGWFLVKNDAIIPEYYNEKGNALMDKAGAK, from the coding sequence CACTCGTCTTAATAAACAAGTCGGTGCAAAAAGACCGGATCTAATGTTACGTATGGCCCAAGTTCTTTTAGAAAAGGCCCGTTTGCTAAAAGATCAGGAAAACCAAAAGTACCTTGAAGTTCCTGCGGCCCAAAGAGAGAAGGGCAGCAAAGATGAGTATTTTAAAGAATCGCGTCGTTATTTTGACCAAGCTCAAAAAACAGTTTTAGTTCTTTTAAAGAACTTTAAAAACTTTGATGAGAAAGGCGATGCATACTACATCCTGGCATATAATGCTAAAGAACTAAAACAAGAAGAGCAGTCGAGAAAGTTCTTCCAGAAAGCTTTGGAAGAATCAAAAAGCAATTCAGTGATTGCTGATAAATCGCGCATTGCTCTTGCTGAAATTTATTTCAACAAAGGATCATTTGATAAATCAATGAACCTTTATGAAACGGCACTTAAGACAAAAAGAGATAAGTGGTGGACGAAAGACGCTTTCAACCTAGCTTGGTCTTATTTCAAAATGGGTCGTCACGACAAAGCGATTGATGTCATGACAGAGTCATATGAACTCTCTAAAAATCCCAAATACATCGACATGACAAAAAGTATCGAACGCGACTTGGCCTTCTTTTATACAGAAGCTGGGAAATCGAATGAAGCGATTGCCTTCTACAAAAAGAACGGTAAATCAGTCTCAGACGTTATGTTAAAAGTTGGAAAGTACCTTAAGTCTCAAGGGAAATTCGCAGCAGCTGAAAAGACTTTAAGCGATGCTCTTCAATACAAAACCACTGAAAAGGAAGAAAACGATATCAATATTGAACTTATCAGTTTATATGAAAAGTTTGGTCGCGATCAAAAGCATCTGGAAACCAGCCGCGCTCTAACGAGCCAATTCTCAAAAGGGAATTTAAGCCCGGATCAAATTGAGATCCTGAAATTTAACGTTGAGAAAATGTCAGCGCTTATCCAGCAGCAGCTGGTAGCCAAGACTTATGAAAACCAAAAAGAGATTCGCACGAAAAAAGCAGAAGCAGCCAATGAATATTTCATGATGAGCGCTCTTCTTTCTCCTGAAAAATCTCAGACGGCTTACTTCCACACGGGAGAGACATACTTCGCTATCGGCGAGTATGACAAAGCAGTTCCTCTTTATGCTGAATCAATTAAACGTTCACAGGCCAACAAAGATAAAAAGACTGAAGAGCTGGCGAGTAACGCTCTGATGGTTTCCCTTGGGAAAAACGTAAGCAAAAAAACCTCGGAAGACTACCTGATACCAGCTTATGAAGGATTCCTGGCCGTTAACCCAAAGGGTGAAAAGTCGAGTGTTGTTTACCAGCGTTTATTCTCAACTCAAATGGGGAAAAAGGATATTGCAGGGGCTGAAAAAACACTTATTAACTACAAGTCAAATTTTCCAGCAGAATCTGAAACTCAGGAAAAAATGCTGGCGCAGGTAATGGACTTCCATAAAGATACGGGCAACAAAGCTGCTCTTCTCGGATGGGCAAAACGAATTGAATCAAATGAATTCAAAGTTAACCCTGAGTACGGGCAAAAAGTTAAGACACTTATGCTGGGAATGCAGTTTGAGAAAGTTGAACAGGCCAGTATCAAAGGAGATAAGCGTGGAGCTCTAAAAGGCTACCTGCAAATTTATAAATCTCCAGAAACTGACAAAGAAGCAAAAAAGACAGCCGCTTACAATATCGCCGTTTTATTCTATGAAACAGGTGAGTGGAAGCAGATGTACGGATGGGCGGATCGCGCAGCTGTGATGATGGAGCCGGCAGAAATCGTGAAGTTTGAAAAAGATTTCATTCTTTTTACAACAGACCTTTTCCAAAGACGCCAGTTTGCTGAGTCAGCGGCTTTAAGTGAGAAGATCTTTGATAAAATTTGCACAACGAATTCAAAAAACATCAAAACGTACTTTAAGAATGCCAACGTTATTTACCTGGCCGATAGACAGTTTGATAAAAGCTTAAACCTGCTGGCAAAAGCTCCAAAGTGTGGCCTAGGAAATGATGTTGTTCTTCCCGGTTACCTTGATCATTTAAATGAGCTGGCAGCAGCGAGTAAGTGGGGATCATTTAATGAAGTGATCAAAAAACTGGAAGCAACAAAAGAAATGTGGCCTCAGTTAATTTATCCATCAAGCCTTCTTGCTAACGAGTTGGAAAATATCGGAAGAGTAGAAGATGCTGGAAAAGTAAGAAGTAAAATGCTGACTTATTTTGAAACAGCTAAAAAATCTAAAATGGATGTTCCACTTGAAGGTCTGGATGCGATTGCTCTTATTCGCTTAAACGCATTGGAAGACCAGGTGAAGAGATTAAATTCAGTGAGACTTGCTTTCCCGGAAGCTGAGTACAACAAGAATTTAAAAAATAAATTTGTGATGCTGGATAAAATTACGACTGAAGCGATTTCGATTGCTGAGCTTGGTTCAGGGATTGGTATCGTGAAAGCTTACCGCTACATCGTAGAGGCTCACGAAGGGCTACAAAAAGAAATCACAGAATTTACACCTCCAGGAAAATCCCCTGAGTACGTGTCGTCTTTCCAAAAAGGAATGCAGAAATTAGCAAGCCCACTGGATAAACAGGCGCAGGATTTCAGAGAAACAGCAATTAAGAAAATCGAAAAGGAAAATATCCTGTCTTCAGACAATGGATGGTTTCTGGTTAAAAATGATGCAATTATTCCAGAGTACTACAACGAAAAAGGCAATGCTCTGATGGATAAGGCAGGTGCGAAATGA
- a CDS encoding tetratricopeptide repeat protein, with product MKKLLPLLLILSACSTTSNVSREIASTKRGVSSAEEDFSWVEQLDFDKKKEEKYNADKDEFDFSSSDESSYALVKESLGSLAPAKLEEALKGNDDPLTVMNIKCYQGKYDEALKIADDQYTKFKNNTSYWNQLGTCYFLKSDYAKAILFYNKSRDLDSKYIPPVNNLGVVYQKQGKYQKALAAFKLASDLNTFAVTPTYNLAQLYLRFGTVGKALPIFQGLQKRSPKDVEVGSALASAYLIKGDYQSAVDIYGKFDKATLSTPSVGLNYAVALKLLNRPIDAQTVLSNVSSPSGPISEYAQKVERFIRN from the coding sequence ATGAAAAAACTACTACCATTACTTTTAATTCTTTCTGCGTGTTCGACAACATCGAATGTCTCTCGCGAAATCGCTTCCACTAAAAGAGGAGTGAGTTCAGCGGAAGAGGATTTTTCATGGGTAGAGCAGTTGGACTTCGATAAAAAGAAAGAAGAAAAATATAATGCTGATAAAGATGAATTTGATTTCTCTTCATCTGATGAGTCATCGTACGCTCTGGTCAAAGAATCTTTAGGTTCTTTGGCACCAGCGAAACTAGAAGAAGCGCTTAAAGGAAATGATGATCCTTTAACAGTGATGAATATCAAGTGTTATCAAGGCAAATACGACGAAGCTTTAAAGATTGCTGATGATCAGTATACAAAATTTAAAAACAACACAAGCTATTGGAACCAACTAGGGACTTGCTACTTTTTAAAATCTGATTACGCTAAAGCGATTCTCTTCTACAATAAGTCGCGCGACCTAGACAGCAAGTATATCCCACCGGTCAATAACCTTGGTGTTGTTTACCAAAAGCAGGGGAAATACCAGAAAGCTCTTGCGGCCTTTAAACTGGCCTCAGACTTAAATACATTTGCGGTGACTCCAACTTACAACCTGGCACAGTTGTATCTGCGTTTTGGAACTGTTGGAAAAGCACTTCCTATTTTTCAAGGACTACAAAAGCGCAGTCCAAAAGATGTGGAGGTCGGATCAGCACTAGCGTCTGCTTATTTGATTAAAGGTGACTATCAGAGTGCTGTAGATATCTACGGCAAGTTTGATAAAGCAACGCTATCAACTCCATCAGTTGGTTTAAACTACGCTGTTGCACTAAAGTTACTAAATCGTCCGATTGATGCTCAGACTGTTTTATCAAACGTCTCAAGCCCATCGGGTCCTATTAGTGAATATGCTCAAAAAGTAGAAAGATTTATCAGGAATTAA
- the gmhA gene encoding D-sedoheptulose 7-phosphate isomerase yields the protein MFALESLQDAQKVLNAFVDNKSNVELINKAINLMVDSYKNDGRMFSCGNGGSMCDAMHFAEELTGRFRKERKPLAAMAINDPSHLTCVSNDYGYDFVFSRYVEAWGNKGDVLLAISTSGNSPNVLLAVEAAKKKGMKVIGLLGKGGGKLKDMVDVPLIVESNVSDRIQEVHIKCIHIFIEGIERSLFPENYN from the coding sequence ATGTTTGCACTAGAGTCGCTACAAGATGCACAGAAAGTTCTAAATGCGTTTGTTGATAACAAAAGCAACGTTGAATTAATTAATAAGGCCATCAATCTAATGGTTGATTCTTATAAAAACGACGGCAGAATGTTTAGTTGTGGAAATGGCGGCTCTATGTGCGATGCTATGCACTTTGCTGAAGAGCTTACTGGAAGATTTAGAAAAGAAAGAAAGCCTCTAGCGGCCATGGCCATCAACGATCCTTCTCACCTAACTTGTGTTTCAAACGATTACGGGTACGACTTCGTTTTCTCTCGCTACGTAGAAGCTTGGGGAAATAAGGGCGACGTTTTACTTGCAATCTCGACTTCTGGAAACTCACCTAACGTTCTTCTTGCTGTAGAAGCTGCTAAGAAAAAAGGCATGAAAGTTATCGGCCTTCTTGGAAAAGGCGGCGGAAAGCTAAAAGACATGGTGGACGTTCCACTTATCGTTGAATCAAACGTCAGCGACCGCATTCAGGAAGTTCACATTAAGTGCATCCATATCTTTATCGAAGGTATTGAGCGCTCATTGTTTCCTGAAAACTACAATTAA
- the trxA gene encoding thioredoxin: MGSVNKTDVAHFESDVLKADKPVLVDFWAEWCGPCRVLGPILDDVAKELGEKAQIVKVNVDDNPELAQKYGIRGIPTMIFFKNGQAAKTLVGVQAKDEIKKSLEEMA, translated from the coding sequence ATGGGATCAGTAAATAAAACAGACGTAGCACACTTCGAGTCAGATGTATTAAAAGCAGATAAACCAGTTCTAGTAGATTTCTGGGCCGAGTGGTGTGGACCTTGTCGCGTACTTGGACCAATACTTGACGACGTTGCTAAAGAATTAGGCGAAAAAGCACAAATCGTAAAAGTTAACGTAGATGACAACCCTGAGTTAGCTCAGAAATATGGAATCCGCGGAATCCCAACAATGATCTTCTTCAAGAATGGTCAAGCAGCTAAAACTCTAGTTGGAGTTCAAGCAAAAGACGAAATCAAAAAATCACTTGAAGAGATGGCGTAA
- a CDS encoding RDD family protein, which translates to MDRKYLLEKAIRVAKLTRLIAKAIDLFIVACFSIWFFPLGVVLGIIYMSLCDGMSNGQSAGKKFMGFAVKSLEDGSPCSYKQSVIRNLPFTLPLLVALLLPVIGWILGVILAAVLIGFELYLLYNLDSGHRLGDVMADTSVMANDDNFAGVKNRKTSWFTSNTTGSI; encoded by the coding sequence ATGGATAGAAAATATCTATTGGAAAAAGCGATAAGAGTCGCCAAATTAACTCGTCTCATAGCCAAGGCCATCGACCTGTTTATCGTGGCCTGTTTTTCTATTTGGTTTTTTCCATTGGGAGTTGTTCTGGGAATTATCTACATGTCGCTTTGTGACGGCATGAGTAATGGACAGTCTGCTGGAAAGAAGTTCATGGGTTTTGCTGTGAAATCTTTGGAAGACGGCTCTCCTTGTTCGTACAAACAATCAGTGATTAGAAATTTGCCTTTTACATTGCCACTTTTAGTCGCTCTTTTACTTCCGGTTATCGGCTGGATTTTAGGAGTGATCCTTGCGGCCGTTCTTATTGGTTTTGAGCTTTATCTACTCTACAATCTCGACTCAGGACACCGTCTCGGCGACGTAATGGCAGACACTTCTGTCATGGCCAACGACGACAACTTTGCAGGTGTAAAAAATCGAAAGACAAGTTGGTTCACATCGAATACAACTGGTTCTATCTAG
- the polA gene encoding DNA polymerase I, with the protein MSKKRLIIVDVSNFIFRAFFAIRPMHSPEGVPTNAVYGMFTMLLKLLSDHRPTHVFLARDTKGGSFRNELFEGYKANRSEPPEELIPQFALIEELCKKMNLPAFSHENFEADDIIGSAAVQWKDQFDEIFIASGDKDLMQFVGGNVKLLDTMKDKLYSPDDVEEKMGVRPEQIVDYLSIVGDTSDNIPGMKGIGAVGAAKLLKEYGTLENIIANRDQLKGKKVIEAFTDHLEAGLLSKKLVQIVTDVDLGHTPEETAVSFYPTNELSDFLKDLGFKSILAKLQEMRFQHHLARETDKTTGGRTDDGPIESSLFNQTKGASVTVVDLDENNFDEILTQAKQAESVAIYNLFDSDDIYARKISRTYFSFNETHTYSADQNLVEGVLKALWNNKDLEVISENLKRDYVHSVINGWGFEAKRFDVTLAHFNINAGLRHDLDVIMKEYLDMEAGPDEHQANGDRAYAIFVLARIFKQKLSELKLMDIFNNIDLNILSVLGKMEKEGISLNTNYLREFEVELSTEIKKVEDEIFKLAGGEINLNSPKQVGVLLFEKLNLPPVKKTKTGYSTDAEVLEELDGMNISEVPGLLLTFREYGKILSTYVKALPELVNPQTKRIHTNFNMTVAQTGRLSSTNPNLQNIPVRSPMGEKVRKAFIAKPGKILLSADYSQVELRLLAHFSEDPTMLKSFQDNLDIHAQTASEVLDIPITQVTKNDRSMAKTVNFGLMYGQSSFGLAATLKISRTEAKQYIDKYFTRFSSIKTFLDTLKDKAEQTGYAETLHGRKRLLPDIHSQNRTIKAQAERMAINSPIQGTAADIIKLAMIKIDQEMTAKNLKSKMLLQVHDELIFEVEEDELNLMKELVREGMENVVDLRVPLKVDMGVGINWYDLK; encoded by the coding sequence ATGTCGAAAAAACGTTTGATCATCGTCGACGTCTCAAATTTTATTTTCCGTGCGTTTTTTGCTATTCGTCCAATGCACTCGCCGGAAGGCGTGCCGACAAATGCGGTGTACGGAATGTTCACGATGCTTTTAAAACTTCTGTCTGATCACAGACCGACACACGTTTTTCTTGCCCGTGATACTAAAGGCGGATCTTTTAGAAATGAACTTTTTGAAGGTTATAAGGCCAATAGATCAGAGCCACCTGAAGAATTGATTCCGCAGTTTGCTTTGATTGAAGAGCTTTGTAAAAAAATGAATCTTCCGGCCTTCAGCCATGAGAACTTCGAAGCCGATGACATCATTGGTTCGGCAGCGGTCCAGTGGAAAGATCAGTTTGATGAAATCTTTATCGCTTCTGGGGATAAGGACTTAATGCAATTTGTAGGTGGGAACGTAAAACTTCTCGATACGATGAAAGACAAACTTTATTCACCTGATGATGTTGAAGAAAAAATGGGTGTTCGCCCGGAACAAATTGTCGACTACCTTTCAATCGTAGGTGATACGTCTGATAACATTCCTGGAATGAAAGGAATTGGTGCAGTTGGTGCGGCTAAACTTTTAAAAGAATATGGCACCCTGGAGAACATCATCGCCAACCGCGATCAATTGAAAGGAAAAAAAGTGATTGAAGCTTTCACGGATCACCTTGAGGCCGGTCTTCTTTCAAAAAAACTAGTTCAAATCGTAACAGATGTAGACTTAGGTCACACGCCTGAAGAAACAGCTGTGAGTTTTTATCCAACAAACGAACTCTCTGATTTCTTAAAAGACCTGGGATTTAAATCAATCCTGGCTAAACTTCAGGAAATGAGATTTCAACATCACCTTGCCCGCGAGACAGATAAAACTACAGGTGGAAGAACGGATGATGGCCCGATTGAAAGTTCACTTTTTAACCAAACAAAAGGCGCATCAGTTACGGTCGTTGATCTGGATGAAAACAATTTCGATGAAATCCTAACTCAAGCAAAACAAGCAGAAAGTGTTGCCATTTATAACTTGTTTGACAGCGATGATATCTATGCGAGAAAAATCTCGCGCACATATTTTTCATTTAATGAAACACATACTTATTCAGCTGACCAAAATCTGGTTGAAGGAGTCCTAAAGGCCCTTTGGAACAACAAAGACCTGGAAGTGATTTCTGAAAACTTAAAACGCGATTACGTCCATTCGGTTATTAACGGATGGGGATTTGAAGCGAAACGTTTTGACGTGACACTGGCGCATTTTAATATCAATGCAGGACTTCGCCATGACCTCGATGTCATCATGAAAGAATACCTGGATATGGAAGCTGGCCCTGATGAACATCAGGCGAATGGAGATCGCGCTTACGCGATTTTTGTTTTAGCGAGAATCTTTAAGCAAAAACTAAGTGAATTGAAATTGATGGATATTTTCAATAATATCGATCTCAACATTCTTTCGGTGCTGGGGAAAATGGAGAAAGAGGGAATCTCTCTTAACACTAATTACCTGCGCGAGTTTGAGGTAGAGCTTTCAACTGAAATTAAAAAAGTTGAAGACGAAATCTTTAAACTGGCCGGAGGGGAAATCAATTTAAATTCTCCAAAACAAGTAGGAGTTCTTCTTTTTGAAAAGCTGAACCTTCCACCTGTGAAAAAAACCAAAACAGGTTATTCAACAGATGCTGAAGTATTAGAAGAACTTGATGGAATGAATATTAGTGAAGTTCCAGGTCTGCTTTTAACTTTCCGCGAGTACGGGAAAATCCTTTCAACTTATGTTAAGGCCCTTCCAGAACTGGTTAACCCACAGACAAAACGCATCCATACAAATTTCAATATGACGGTCGCACAGACGGGGCGTCTTTCATCGACGAACCCTAACCTGCAGAACATCCCGGTGAGAAGCCCGATGGGTGAAAAGGTAAGAAAGGCCTTTATCGCTAAACCAGGAAAGATCCTGCTTTCTGCCGATTACTCGCAAGTCGAACTTCGTCTTCTTGCTCATTTTTCAGAAGACCCGACGATGTTAAAATCATTCCAGGATAATTTGGATATTCACGCTCAGACAGCGTCTGAAGTTTTAGATATTCCTATTACTCAAGTGACTAAGAATGACCGCTCGATGGCAAAGACAGTCAACTTCGGTTTAATGTACGGTCAGTCTTCTTTTGGTCTGGCAGCAACTTTAAAAATTTCTCGTACAGAAGCTAAGCAATACATCGATAAATATTTCACTCGTTTTAGCTCGATTAAAACTTTCCTTGATACTTTAAAAGACAAGGCAGAGCAGACGGGATACGCGGAAACACTACACGGAAGAAAACGTCTTCTACCGGATATTCACTCGCAAAACAGAACGATTAAGGCCCAGGCCGAAAGAATGGCCATCAACAGCCCGATTCAGGGGACAGCTGCCGATATCATTAAGCTGGCGATGATTAAGATCGACCAGGAAATGACGGCGAAAAATCTGAAATCAAAAATGCTTCTTCAGGTACACGATGAACTTATCTTTGAAGTTGAAGAAGATGAATTAAACCTGATGAAAGAGCTGGTACGCGAAGGAATGGAAAATGTTGTCGATCTTCGCGTACCACTTAAAGTTGATATGGGTGTAGGAATCAACTGGTACGATTTAAAATGA
- a CDS encoding OsmC family protein — MVTMTGIYEGDKHCTLTHGPSNTQIHTDAPKDNNGRGEAFSPTDLVGAALGSCILTTMAIYAEKNGIDIKGASFQVTKKMKLSPRMIAELEVAITLPAHLTAEQRPALEEIAHTCPVTRSLNSEVKIPVTFTYQSF; from the coding sequence ATGGTCACAATGACTGGGATTTATGAGGGGGATAAGCATTGCACGCTGACCCACGGCCCATCCAACACCCAAATCCACACTGACGCGCCTAAGGATAATAATGGACGCGGAGAGGCTTTCTCGCCTACGGACTTAGTGGGTGCTGCACTGGGGAGCTGTATTCTAACAACAATGGCCATTTACGCTGAAAAAAATGGAATTGATATTAAGGGAGCGAGTTTTCAAGTCACAAAAAAAATGAAGCTCTCACCTAGGATGATTGCTGAATTAGAAGTGGCCATTACCCTACCGGCCCACTTAACAGCTGAACAAAGGCCAGCGCTGGAAGAGATTGCGCATACGTGTCCTGTAACCAGAAGCTTAAACTCTGAAGTTAAGATTCCGGTCACATTCACTTATCAATCATTTTAA
- a CDS encoding co-chaperone GroES has product MQLKPLQDRVVVQRLEEETKTAGGIIIPDNHTEKPSQGKIVAVGTGYRLTDGSVRNLDVKVGDTVLFGKYSGTSVKVDGKEVLIMKEEEILGILQ; this is encoded by the coding sequence ATGCAATTAAAGCCATTACAAGACCGCGTTGTCGTTCAACGCTTAGAGGAAGAAACAAAAACAGCTGGTGGAATCATCATTCCAGACAACCACACTGAGAAGCCTTCTCAAGGTAAAATCGTTGCTGTCGGAACTGGCTACAGACTAACTGACGGAAGTGTTCGCAACCTTGACGTTAAAGTTGGCGATACAGTTCTTTTCGGAAAATACTCTGGAACATCGGTAAAAGTTGATGGGAAAGAAGTTCTGATTATGAAAGAAGAAGAGATTCTTGGAATCCTTCAATAG
- the groL gene encoding chaperonin GroEL (60 kDa chaperone family; promotes refolding of misfolded polypeptides especially under stressful conditions; forms two stacked rings of heptamers to form a barrel-shaped 14mer; ends can be capped by GroES; misfolded proteins enter the barrel where they are refolded when GroES binds), translated as MAKELKYSEDARTLILNGVNALANAVKVTLGPKGRNVVIQKSFGAPHITKDGVSVAKEIELENNFENMGAQMVKEVAQKTNEDAGDGTTTATVLAQAIYKEGVKLVSAGHNPMDLKRGIDLAVTKVIAELKTMSKPIKTSEEIAQVGTISGNNDHDIGKKLAEAMSTVGNNGVITIEESKTAETELNVVKGMQFDRGYLSPYFVNNPEKMEVAFDNCNILITDKKISSMKELLPLLEKTVQSGRQLLIIAEDIDGEALTTLVVNKLRGTLQVAAVKAPGFGDRRKEMLKDIATLTGGTVVSEELGMSLETSGVDVLGSAKRITIDKENTTIVDGNGNKAEVQNRVAAIKAQIAETTSDYDKEKLKERLAKIDGGVAVIKVGAPSEAEMKEKKDRYEDALHATRAAVEEGIVVGGGSALLHASTVLNDLKGRNEEENFGIRIVKRALEEPLRQIATNAGLEGSVVVNEVKANKDKNFGFNARDEKYENLVAAGIIDPTKVVRSALQNAASVAGLMLTTETMIADLPKTDAPAGMPGGMGGMGGMGGMM; from the coding sequence ATGGCTAAGGAATTAAAATATTCAGAAGACGCAAGAACGCTGATTCTTAACGGTGTAAACGCTCTGGCAAACGCTGTAAAAGTTACTCTGGGACCAAAAGGTCGTAACGTTGTTATTCAAAAATCTTTCGGTGCTCCTCACATCACAAAAGATGGTGTGTCTGTAGCGAAAGAAATCGAACTTGAAAACAACTTCGAAAATATGGGTGCGCAAATGGTTAAAGAAGTTGCGCAAAAAACAAACGAAGATGCAGGGGATGGTACAACAACTGCAACTGTACTTGCACAAGCAATCTATAAAGAAGGTGTAAAACTAGTTTCAGCTGGTCACAACCCAATGGATCTTAAGCGCGGGATTGATCTTGCGGTAACTAAGGTTATTGCTGAACTTAAAACTATGTCTAAGCCAATCAAGACATCTGAAGAAATCGCTCAAGTTGGAACGATCTCAGGAAACAACGATCATGATATCGGTAAAAAACTTGCTGAAGCGATGTCTACAGTAGGAAACAATGGCGTTATCACGATTGAAGAATCAAAAACTGCTGAAACAGAACTTAACGTAGTAAAAGGGATGCAGTTTGACCGTGGATACCTTTCTCCATACTTCGTAAACAACCCGGAAAAAATGGAAGTTGCTTTCGATAACTGCAACATCCTAATCACTGATAAAAAAATCTCTTCAATGAAAGAGCTTCTTCCTCTGCTTGAGAAGACAGTTCAATCAGGAAGACAACTTCTTATCATCGCTGAAGATATCGATGGTGAAGCGCTAACAACTCTTGTTGTTAACAAACTTCGCGGAACACTTCAGGTTGCTGCTGTAAAAGCTCCAGGCTTCGGTGACAGAAGAAAAGAAATGCTAAAAGACATCGCGACACTTACAGGTGGTACTGTGGTTTCTGAAGAGCTTGGAATGTCACTTGAAACTTCAGGTGTAGACGTTCTTGGTTCAGCAAAACGCATTACAATCGACAAAGAAAACACAACAATCGTAGATGGAAATGGAAACAAAGCAGAAGTTCAAAACCGCGTTGCTGCAATTAAAGCACAAATCGCAGAAACAACTTCTGACTATGACAAAGAAAAACTGAAAGAAAGACTAGCTAAAATCGACGGCGGTGTTGCTGTAATTAAAGTTGGTGCTCCTTCAGAAGCAGAAATGAAAGAGAAAAAAGACAGATATGAAGACGCTCTACACGCTACACGTGCCGCTGTTGAAGAAGGTATCGTTGTTGGAGGTGGTTCAGCTCTTCTACACGCTTCAACAGTTCTAAACGACCTTAAAGGCCGCAATGAAGAAGAAAACTTCGGTATCAGAATTGTTAAGCGCGCTCTTGAAGAACCTCTAAGACAAATTGCTACAAACGCAGGTCTTGAAGGATCAGTTGTTGTTAACGAAGTTAAAGCTAACAAAGACAAAAACTTCGGTTTCAACGCTCGCGATGAAAAATACGAAAACCTAGTTGCTGCCGGAATTATCGACCCAACTAAAGTTGTTCGTTCAGCTCTTCAAAACGCTGCTTCAGTTGCTGGCCTAATGCTGACAACTGAAACAATGATTGCTGACCTTCCAAAAACTGATGCTCCTGCAGGAATGCCAGGTGGTATGGGTGGAATGGGCGGAATGGGTGGTATGATGTAG